The following proteins are co-located in the Pomacea canaliculata isolate SZHN2017 linkage group LG10, ASM307304v1, whole genome shotgun sequence genome:
- the LOC112573631 gene encoding terminal uridylyltransferase 7-like isoform X1, with translation MSTKQRFGTDMRDGKDKMNKKKKKQNGPMEATSGHPYMAMTSHKMVDMGKEAQQQMGETSVKTPLLPSPRKGSGNQSSGDSMLPSAKQQGGVRKEGITVVLSGCSREVEYHSRNVNQGGPSKHGPEGAKAKSKADKKGRHGQGQAIDRKQASHDKYLTQGKTSNQKSFKGTLANKDDDSILRLLASHRIFELRKRNLSFPNARFFCRLCEYHLDTIEDCEKHLGENRHERKKEAADSEGILQHIPEPTTDQLQALNAMLEAVVLEHGLSSVELQMRQDAVDRLQKFISQFKEGVVLQLYGSSRSSFGLKESDVNIEVCGKGPAPKLLLDVFSILHKEQGKEFINVQSDFLAKVPVVNLTDAATGLKIVLGIKSHSAVLTSDLLHLYSLADPRARKIAVILRCWAKLCHLDRQEEGTLPPFGFGIMAVYFLQQIKPPVLCVLTDPKEAPSNPSSEPVTVFDEFKEQVGAWASSNKMSIGELWVRLLRFYCLEFNSIQHVVSIRQQEPLQRSEKKWHSKRLAIEDPFAPKKNVANSMGNTLIYEYFQGSLRKAYYYYGLPRNASGESLVSIDSLKELAHQRTVQLLKEHQEEKDKDSCNKDAASISMKIDAEKTKSKNTSHKEKKKAKVHSESDDATQAPSINADNAKISKTCEAGGNCETDVNLVNSRLPLDDNEHLKLVNGKYSTGAITTIKKQAENSPESQIISIINGQEGTNDKSDLCSCKNIGGNVTREEKAGDAIDGEQADVMKADHSCREEEARGAAKIDSTGERKVEDTFIVGAAETRGSYTKDPSTETDAADCSDIKLFVQDGIVNAFQTQKLLLDNEQIEDTGKTLGLEDSSFPHDQIQGSPVQTPGCAGELPNIASRDKGSNCQSEIITDRAVKRSSVNSHILEKGVESKESENSHASIKEAAAGLAAGDTESVEEALKDLSLNDDSTVDHQSRNDVTKLIASQSHQTHQAIENTIRVADQYYNQVVDADDEKLQNFAREYAELIVVKARHSLQQTLTCDEQKRSSQPDEGRLVVTSSEQMLGDRVDESLSHSHEYHQDAKGETIAKSMQISSAVEVFHCVYKFSEDVFTDGKGPAVICSYCEQEGHLKMNCPEDQLPPVEPLPPMTNRHMTLLNKVVSQIIYDFGLSEGDFYKRNNLAMELEAFVRQIYPDAHFYLFGSSCNGFGFQTSDLDICMTLEGKTVEDLDVAETIENVAKRLKQYRGLYNIIPIPTAKVPIVKFTDSRTRLEGDISLYNILAQRNTELLHHYSLIDTRVRQLGYAVKVFAKVCDIGDASRGSLSSYGYILMMLHFLQQCNPPVIPVLQELYPPGQSPEVLVEGCNTWFFGDLASLPKVWKFFQKNKQTPGELWIGFFRYYLEEFSWKERVVTIRQKAPLTKFEKLWNGKCLAVEDPFDLSHNLGGGLSRKMNNYIYKTFVNGRALFGTPHEMNMPLFSRYRSPPDYFFDSDLLCDGKPPNDRGCRMCGKIGHMVKDCPNRRPRKQNKGQDENRGNNDKQKVTSQELHNKDQNQTKQSKQMASSKVPASPAEGKKTPKKDKQEVTSNKTSTVSTTPAITATSVISSSSNEGPPPLPAQSQQACSSPQATSTSVHTPSPTSSSQGSIPQALRRIPSGSHPPGIPVELQQLFNMCGGSESSLSQIFTASVPIPGVNPLSPLLLNLTPEQQMNLQTSGTVWGGSPSNGGDLRSRDKESPSQGQEHRPTTPGAPAGKVQEEDCVKSLKPMHHPSLFVRPTAQQSQTQQQQQQHLAQQFQQLAAQQQQHLAKQIHHQLPVQQQNSSLSQQQHLRSQLAQQQHLAPQQQQSHAATQRPPQQMHLTPAQQLYPLLLAQHLQLQQGQQHLPPAATLQPHAQQHQSDKESQSIQDHKQQQAACLEFCFQQPVRPPPFIFSMPPGLASPASTPSPASAPVSGVKPAYVAMPGVLPRGMPCRPPLFMPPVMRRSSQLSHWQQGAPLQSQQNQPDRSQSSPNTSNSHPGSS, from the exons AT gtcaacaaaacaaagatttggTACAGACATGAGGGATggcaaagacaaaatgaacaagaaaaagaaaaagcagaatgGACCCATGGAAGCCACTTCAGGTCATCCTTATATGGCCATGACGAGTCACAAAATGGTTGATATGGGAAAAGAAGCTCAACAGCAAATGGGAGAAACTTCTGTAAAAACTCCTTTACTACCCTCACCTCGAAAAGGATCTGGTAACCAGTCCTCAGGAGATTCCATGTTACCATCAGCAAAGCAGCAAGGTGGTGTTAGAAAAGAGGGGATAACAGTGGTTCTCAGTGGTTGCAGCAGAGAAGTGGAATACCACAGTAGGAATGTGAATCAAG GAGGACCGTCAAAACATGGACCAGAGGGAGCCAAAGCCAAAAGTAAAGCCGATAAAAAAGGAAGACATGGTCAAGGGCAAGCTATTGACAGAAAGCAAGCCAGCCATGATAAATATTTGACTCAAGGAAAAACTTCTAACCAAAAGAGTTTTAAAG GAACACTTGCCAACAAAGATGATGACTCCATTTTGAGGCTGCTTGCATCACACAGAATTTTTGAGCTGAGGAAG AGAAACTTGAGTTTTCCAAATGCTAGATTCTTCTGTCGCCTCTGTGAATATCATCTTGACACTATTGAGGATTGTGAAAAACATCTCGGAGAAAATCGTCATGAGCGCAAAAAAGag gCAGCTGACTCTGAAGGCATCCTGCAGCATATTCCTGAACCAACCACAGATCAACTACAAGCTCTGAATGCAATGCTTGAAGCTGTTGTGCTGGAGCATGGGCTTTCATCTGTAGAACTGCAAATGCGACAAGATGCTGTTGATCGTCTTCAGAAGTTTATTTCTCAGTTCAAAG AGGGAGTGGTGCTACAGCTGTATGGTTCATCAAGGAGCAGCTTTGGCTTAAAAGAAAGCGATGTTAATATTGAAGTATGTGGCAAAGGACCTGCTCCAAAGCTGCTGTTGGATGTTTTTAGCATTCTTCACAAAGAGCAGG GTAAAGAATTCATTAATGTTCAGAGTGACTTTTTGGCCAAGGTGCCTGTGGTGAATCTGACAGATGCAGCAACAGGTTTAAAAATTGTGCTTGGCATTAAGAGTCATTCAGCTGTTCTCACCAGTGACCTCCTACATTTGTACAGTCTGGCTGATCCACGGGCCAGGAAGATAGCTGTCATACTACGCTGCTGGGCTAAA CTTTGCCATCTAGATCGTCAGGAGGAGGGAACTTTGCCACCATTTGGCTTTGGCATTATGGCTGTATATTTTTTACAGCAGATTAAGCCCccagttctgtgtgtgttgacgGATCCAAAG gAGGCTCCCAGTAATCCCAGTTCAGAGCCAGTAACAGTGTTTGATGAGTTCAAAGAGCAA GTAGGGGCTTGGGCTTCTTCCAACAAGATGAGTATTGGGGAGCTGTGGGTGCGCTTGCTCAGGTTTTACTGTCTAGAGTTTAATAGCATTCAGCATGTGGTCTCGATCCGACAGCAGGAACCACTACAGCGTTCAGAAAAGAAGTGGCATTCCAAGAGACTTGCCATTGAAG ATCCTTTTGCACCAAAGAAGAATGTTGCCAACTCTATGGGCAACACACTTATATACGAGTACTTCCAGGGGTCATTAAGaaaagcatattattattatggactTCCTAGAAATGCAAGTGGAGAGTCTTTGGTTTCAATCGACTCATTAAAGGAACTGGCACATCAGAGAACTGTTCAGCTCTTGAAAGAACAccaggaagaaaaagacaaagattcaTGTAACAAGGATGCAGCAAGCATAAGCATGAAGATAGATGCAGAGAAAACCAAATCCAAAAATACTtctcacaaagagaaaaagaaagcaaaggttCATTCAGAAAGTGATGATGCAACACAAGCACCGAGTATTAATGCAGATAAtgcaaaaataagtaaaacttGTGAAGCAGGTGGTAATTGTGAAACCGATGTAAATCTAGTTAATTCCAGGTTGCCTCTTGATGATAATGAACACCTTAAACTGGTTAATGGAAAATATTCAACTGGTGCTATTACAACCATTAAGAAACAGGCAGAAAACTCACCAGAAAGTCAGATTATTAGCATTATTAATGGGCAGGAAGGCACAAACGACAAATCAGATCTGTGCTCTTGCAAAAACATTGGTGGCAATGTaacaagggaagaaaaagcAGGAGATGCAATTGATGGTGAACAAGCTGATGTGATGAAAGCTGATCATTCTTGCAGGGAAGAGGAGGCAAGAGGTGCAGCAAAAATAGACTCAACTGGTGAAAGGAAAGTAGAAGACACCTTTATAGTAGGTGCAGCTGAAACTAGGGGATCTTATACCAAAGATCCATCTACAGAGACTGATGCTGCGGATTGTTCAGACATTAAGTTGTTTGTGCAGGATGGAATTGTGAATGCTTTTCAAACACAGAAATTACTACTTGATAATGAGCAGATAGAAGACACTGGCAAAACTTTAGGTTTGGAGGATTCAAGTTTTCCACATGACCAGATACAGGGATCACCAGTTCAGACACCAGGTTGTGCTGGTGAGTTGCCAAATATAGCATCAAGAGACAAAGGCTCAAACTGTCAGAGTGAAATTATCACAGATAGGGCAGTGAAAAGATCATCTGTAAACAGTCATATTTTAGAGAAAGGTGTAGAGTCTAAAGAATCTGAGAACAGTCATGCCAGCATCAAAGAAGCAGCTGCAGGACTAGCTGCAGGTGATACAGAGTCAGTGGAGGAGGCTTTGAAAGATCTTAGTTTGAACGATGACAGTACTGTAGATCACCAGTCAAGGAATGATGTGACCAAACTGATTGCCAGCCAGTCACACCAGACTCACCAGGCCATTGAGAATACTATAAGAGTTGCAGACCAGTATTATAACCAGGTGGTAGATGCTGATGATGAGAAACTGCAAAACTTTGCCAGGGAGTATGCAGAGCTCATTGTGGTGAAGGCACGTCATAGTCTGCAACAGACTCTCACTTGTGACGAGCAAAAAAGATCTTCGCAGCCGGATGAAGGAAGACTGGTGGTCACCAGTTCTGAGCAGATGTTGGGAGACAGGGTAGATGAATCTCTGTCCCATTCACATGAATATCACCAGGATGCTAAAGGAGAAACTATCGCAAAATCAATGCAGATTTCCAGTGCTGTAGAGGTCTTTCACTGTGTCTATAAGTTCTCAGAAGATGTGTTCACAGATGGAAAG GGCCCAGCTGTTATCTGCAGCTATTGTGAACAGGAAGGACACCTTAAAATGAACTGCCCTGAGGATCAGCTTCCCCCAGTTGAACCCTTACCACCAATGACAAACAGACACATGACCTTACTGAATAAAGTTGTCAGCCAAATCATCT ATGACTTTGGGCTGAGTGAAGGAGACTTCTACAAGAGAAACAACCTTGCAATGGAGCTAGAGGCTTTTGTGCGCCAGATATATCCAG ACGCCCATTTTTACTTATTTGGATCATCATGCAATGGCTTTGGATTTCAAACAAGTGACCTTGATATTTGCATGACCTTGGAAGGGAAGACTGTAGAA GATCTGGATGTGGCCGAGACCATAGAGAATGTGGCAAAACGACTCAAACAATATCGAGGACTATACAACATTATTCCCATACCTACAGCCAAGGTGCCCATTGTTAAGTTCACAGACAGCAGAACTCGCCTGGAAGGGGACATTAGTCTTTACAATATCCTT GCCCAGAGAAACACAGAACTGCTACATCACTACTCTCTTATTGATACCCGTGTTCGTCAGCTAGGATACGCTGTCAAGGTCTTTGCCAAG GTGTGTGACATTGGTGATGCCTCTCGAGGAAGTCTATCATCATATGGCTATATCTTGATGATGCTGCACTTTCTACAGCAGTGCAATCCACCAGTCATACCTGTCCTGCAGGAA TTGTATCCTCCAGGACAATCACCAGAAGTGCTCGTGGAAGGCTGCAATACATGGTTCTTCGGTGACTTAGCAAGCTTG CCCAAAGTCTGGAAATTCTtccagaagaataaacaaacccCAGGAGAGCTGTGGATAGGGTTTTTCCGCTATTACCTGGAAGAATTTAGTTGGAAGGAGAGGGTCGTGACAATCCGGCAGAAAGCCCCATTGACCAAGTTTGAGAAACTCTGGAATGGAAAATGTTTAGCAGTGGAAG ACCCTTTTGACCTCAGTCATAACCTTGGAGGTGGGCTGTCTAGAAAGA TGAACAATTACATCTACAAGACTTTTGTGAATGGTCGTGCTCTCTTTGGCACCCCGCATGAAATGAATATGCCTCTCTTCAGTCGATATCGTTCACCACCG gattACTTTTTTGACAGTGATCTGCTGTGTGATGGTAAGCCACCAAATGACCGAGGCTGTCGGATGTGTGGGAAAATTGGACATATGGTGAAGGATTGTCCTAATCGCCGACCAAGAAAACA aaataaGGGGCAAGATGAAAACAGGGGGAACAATGACAAGCAAAAGGTCACTAGTCAAGAGCTACATAACAAGGaccaaaatcaaacaaaacaatcgAAGCAGATGGCAAGCAGCAAGGTTCCTGCATCTCCTgcagagggaaagaaaacaccaaagaaAG ATAAGCAAGAGGTAACATCTAACAAGACTTCAACCGTATCTACCACACCAGCCATCACCGCCACTTctgtcatcagcagcagtagcaATGAGGGTCCTCCACCATTGCCAGCTCAGTCGCAGCAGGCCTGCAGCAGCCCACAGGCAACATCT ACCAGTGTTCATACTCCTTCCCCTACAAGCTCATCACAAGGAAGTATTCCCCAAGCACTGAGAAGGATCCCATCAGGTTCCCATCCCCCAGGGATTCCTGTTGAGCTGCAGCAATTGTTTAACATGTGTGGAGGATCT GAATCAAGTCTTAGTCAGATATTTACAGCCTCTGTTCCCATACCTGGAGTCAACCCACTGTCTCCACTCTTGCTGAACCTTACACCTGAACAGCAAATGAACCTTCAGACTTCTGGGACTGTTTGGGGTGGATCACCTAGTAATGGTGGTGATCTTAGGAGCAGGGACAAAGAGAGCCCCAGTCAAGGCCAGGAGCACCGTCCTACCACACCAGGGGCTCCAGCTGGAAAGGTTCAGGAGGAAGATTGTGTCAAATCTTTGAAGCCCATGCACCATCCCTCTTTGTTTGTACGACCCACTGCGCAACAGtcacaaacacagcaacagcaacagcaacactTAGCTCAACAGTTTCAACAACTTGCagcacagcaacagcagcacctAGCTAAGCAGATTCATCACCAACTCCCGGTACAGCAGCAAAATTCTTCATTGTCCCAGCAACAACACCTTCGGAGTCAGCTagcacagcagcagcaccttgcaccacagcagcaacagagcCATGCAGCAACACAGCGGCCACCACAGCAGATGCATCTGACCCCAGCACAGCAACTGTACCCACTGTTGTTAGCACAGCATCTGCAACTACAGCAAGGCCAACAGCATCTACCACCGGCTGCTACACTGCAGCCTCATGCACAGCAGCACCAGTCAGACAAAGAGTCACAGAGTATCCAGGACCACAAACAGCAGCAGGCCGCCTGCTTAGAGTTTTGCTTTCAGCAGCCAGTGAGGCCACCACCCTTCATATTTTCAATGCCACCGGGTTTAGCAAGCCCAGCATCCACTCCCTCACCTGCATCTGCACCAGTGTCTGGTGTGAAGCCAGCATACGTCGCCATGCCTGGTGTCTTACCAAGGGGCATGCCTTGCCGCCCTCCCTTATTCATGCCACCTGTTATGCGAAGAAGCTCTCAACTttcg CATTGGCAACAAGGAGCTCCTTTGCAAAGTCAACAGAATCAACCAG ATCGTAGTCAAAGTTCCCCAAACACCAGTAACTCCCATCCAGGCAGCTCCTGA